In Haloplanus rubicundus, one DNA window encodes the following:
- a CDS encoding type IV pilin, which produces MAGRAAATGVVCAIVVGTAVAAVGLGVLPTAPTVAGATLAVDGDRLVLTHRAGESVDVRRLDVVVRVDGDPLRHQPPVPFFSARGFRPGPTGPFNAAADPTWEVGERASVRLASTNQPQVVAGARVTVTLRYDGRQLVTLTATV; this is translated from the coding sequence ATGGCTGGCCGTGCCGCCGCTACCGGCGTCGTCTGTGCCATCGTCGTCGGGACGGCCGTCGCGGCCGTCGGCCTCGGGGTACTTCCCACGGCGCCGACCGTCGCCGGCGCGACCCTCGCGGTCGACGGGGATCGGCTCGTCCTGACCCACCGGGCGGGTGAGTCGGTCGACGTGCGCCGCCTCGACGTGGTCGTCCGCGTCGACGGCGACCCCCTGCGCCACCAGCCGCCGGTTCCGTTCTTCTCGGCGCGAGGGTTTCGGCCGGGACCGACCGGACCGTTCAACGCCGCCGCCGATCCGACGTGGGAGGTTGGGGAACGCGCGTCGGTTCGGCTGGCATCGACGAACCAGCCGCAGGTCGTGGCCGGCGCTCGCGTAACGGTCACGCTTCGCTACGACGGGCGGCAACTGGTGACGCTGACGGCGACGGTCTAG
- a CDS encoding helix-turn-helix transcriptional regulator — protein sequence MRIAVPLLALLVLCAGTVPAVALEDGGTAPASVADGPSIGADRPVLVGPSLARIDDPEVTELYIAPDPDGNARWTVSVRYNLSTSSDRAAFADYGREFEAAETDVGLDAEFFRTLAAAAGRETGREMAVRNVSRTATVRNGTGTLSLSFTWTNFVTDTDAGFVIRDAVLMPDNRTWLASIGPSQRLVVETPEGYQVTDTRFGLDNGSVVIDGPHTFREPLSISYQETAVEPEPEPNAGPPWSLIGGALVVGLALVAAIVYSRRRDSADEAPSDAPDEPTDAGAVEAPPDAIDAGGETGGAVDDAAEDDDEAGDVVDPALLSDEERVEHLLDQNGGRMKQARIVRETGWSDAKVSQLLSTMADEGRIEKLRLGRENLISLPDEEP from the coding sequence ATGCGGATTGCCGTGCCCCTCCTCGCCCTCCTCGTCCTCTGTGCCGGGACGGTCCCCGCGGTGGCACTCGAAGACGGCGGGACGGCCCCCGCTTCCGTCGCCGACGGTCCGTCGATCGGCGCCGACCGGCCGGTACTCGTGGGTCCGTCCCTCGCCCGCATCGACGACCCCGAGGTCACCGAACTCTACATCGCCCCAGATCCCGACGGCAACGCGCGCTGGACCGTCTCCGTCCGGTACAACCTCTCGACGTCGTCGGATCGCGCCGCCTTCGCCGACTACGGCCGCGAGTTCGAGGCCGCGGAGACCGACGTCGGCCTCGACGCCGAGTTCTTTCGGACGCTCGCGGCGGCCGCCGGCCGCGAGACCGGTCGCGAGATGGCGGTTCGGAACGTGAGTCGAACGGCGACCGTTCGGAACGGCACCGGCACCCTCAGCCTCTCCTTCACCTGGACGAACTTCGTGACCGACACCGACGCCGGCTTCGTGATCCGGGACGCGGTGTTGATGCCCGACAACCGCACCTGGCTCGCATCCATCGGCCCGTCCCAGCGGCTGGTCGTGGAGACGCCCGAGGGCTACCAGGTGACGGACACGCGGTTCGGCCTCGACAACGGATCGGTCGTCATCGACGGCCCGCACACCTTCAGGGAGCCGCTCTCCATCTCGTATCAGGAGACTGCAGTCGAACCCGAGCCAGAACCGAACGCCGGCCCGCCGTGGTCGCTGATCGGCGGCGCCTTGGTCGTCGGTCTGGCTCTCGTCGCCGCCATCGTGTACTCCCGCCGCCGCGACTCGGCGGACGAGGCGCCGTCGGACGCCCCGGACGAACCGACCGACGCCGGAGCGGTGGAGGCGCCGCCGGACGCGATCGATGCGGGCGGCGAGACCGGGGGGGCTGTCGACGACGCGGCTGAAGACGACGACGAAGCCGGAGACGTCGTCGACCCCGCCCTCCTCTCGGACGAAGAGCGCGTCGAACACCTCCTCGACCAGAACGGCGGGCGGATGAAGCAGGCCCGCATCGTCCGGGAGACCGGCTGGTCCGACGCCAAGGTGTCACAACTGCTCTCGACGATGGCCGACGAGGGACGGATCGAAAAGCTCCGTCTCGGCCGGGAGAACCTCATTTCCCTGCCGGACGAGGAGCCGTAG
- a CDS encoding DUF7534 family protein, translated as MTPDWSRFGAVAAVLVLVVVVVVAVTSPPDPYTQLRGIIPGVLVALVVAYLVAIGGE; from the coding sequence GTGACGCCCGACTGGTCCCGCTTCGGCGCCGTCGCGGCCGTCCTCGTCCTCGTCGTGGTGGTCGTCGTCGCCGTCACCTCGCCGCCCGACCCGTACACGCAGCTTCGGGGCATCATCCCGGGTGTCCTCGTCGCCCTCGTCGTCGCCTACCTCGTCGCCATCGGCGGCGAATAG
- the npdG gene encoding NADPH-dependent F420 reductase translates to MRIALLGGTGDIGEGLALRWAYHTDHEVVIGSRDPEKARAKAEEYETELSSRGVDRKINGFENAMAADRARVVVLAVPAYHATDTVESIVDSLDDETILVTPATGMKRDDDGFHYNRPGAGSVTQLVANAAPETVPVVGAFHNLAAGRLADLDTDLGIDTLLVADDPDAKDIVSLLADDIDGLRPLDAGGLNNAAEVESLTPLLINVAMHNDGLHDLGVRFE, encoded by the coding sequence ATGCGAATCGCACTGCTGGGCGGCACCGGCGACATCGGCGAGGGACTCGCCCTCCGGTGGGCCTACCACACCGACCACGAGGTGGTGATCGGCTCGCGCGACCCCGAGAAGGCCCGCGCGAAAGCCGAGGAGTACGAGACCGAACTGTCGAGTCGCGGCGTCGACCGCAAGATCAACGGCTTCGAGAACGCGATGGCGGCCGACCGGGCGCGGGTGGTCGTCCTCGCCGTCCCCGCGTACCACGCGACCGACACCGTCGAGTCCATCGTCGACTCCCTCGACGACGAGACGATCCTCGTCACGCCCGCGACGGGGATGAAACGCGACGACGACGGCTTCCACTACAACCGCCCCGGCGCGGGCAGCGTCACCCAACTCGTCGCGAACGCCGCGCCGGAGACGGTGCCCGTCGTCGGCGCGTTCCACAACCTCGCGGCCGGCCGCCTCGCCGATCTGGACACCGACCTCGGCATCGATACGCTCCTCGTCGCCGACGACCCCGACGCCAAGGACATCGTCTCCCTCCTCGCCGACGACATCGACGGCCTCCGGCCGCTGGACGCCGGTGGCCTCAACAACGCTGCCGAAGTCGAGTCGCTGACGCCGCTCCTGATCAACGTCGCCATGCACAACGACGGCCTCCACGACCTGGGCGTTCGGTTCGAGTAG
- a CDS encoding archaemetzincin family Zn-dependent metalloprotease, producing the protein MLVDIVPIGDVPAQVKREASAGLRSVYDCEVTVHDAQSIPDGAFDRSRNQYRAEEFIELASRIGSGEKNIGITGEDLYYRRRNYVFGLAYLNGNGSVVSTYRLQTSSDGGITSKPQSEVFADRVRKEIVHEIGHTVGLEHCDNERCVMSFSPTVREVDKKEETLCGSCNRTLF; encoded by the coding sequence ATGCTCGTCGACATCGTGCCGATCGGGGACGTTCCGGCACAGGTGAAACGCGAGGCTTCTGCCGGTCTCCGCTCCGTGTACGACTGCGAGGTGACGGTTCACGACGCCCAGTCCATCCCCGACGGCGCGTTCGACCGGAGCCGAAACCAGTACCGGGCCGAGGAGTTCATCGAACTCGCGAGCCGCATCGGCTCCGGCGAGAAGAACATCGGCATCACCGGCGAGGACCTCTACTACCGCCGCCGGAACTACGTCTTCGGCCTCGCCTACCTCAACGGCAACGGCTCCGTCGTCTCGACGTACCGCCTCCAGACCTCCTCCGACGGCGGCATCACCTCCAAGCCACAGTCCGAAGTCTTCGCCGACCGCGTGCGCAAGGAGATCGTCCACGAGATCGGCCACACCGTCGGCCTCGAACACTGCGACAACGAGCGCTGTGTCATGAGTTTCTCGCCGACGGTCCGCGAAGTCGACAAGAAAGAGGAGACGCTGTGTGGCTCCTGTAACCGGACGCTGTTCTGA
- a CDS encoding DUF5817 domain-containing protein, protein MYAVVGCTDCHALWLLADPDAAETATCPRCGRRHRTAGLKRFVTAEDRETAREARAAMLADAADATDAFESTPSVAEMEVTTDDAVVDDAEYLDAAGIDPDDVAAAGESATGGRAGSRSRPEIVRDALRELDAPDESDVVAYATDHGVPADAAADLLDRLVRRGEATASGGTYRLL, encoded by the coding sequence ATGTACGCGGTGGTCGGCTGCACCGACTGTCACGCCCTGTGGTTGCTCGCGGACCCCGACGCGGCCGAGACGGCGACCTGCCCGCGCTGTGGACGGCGCCACCGAACGGCCGGCCTGAAGCGCTTCGTCACCGCCGAGGACCGCGAGACGGCGCGCGAGGCCCGGGCCGCGATGCTCGCCGACGCCGCCGACGCGACCGACGCCTTCGAGTCGACGCCATCCGTCGCCGAGATGGAAGTCACGACCGACGACGCCGTCGTCGACGACGCGGAGTATCTCGACGCCGCCGGCATCGATCCGGACGACGTCGCCGCGGCGGGTGAGTCCGCGACGGGCGGACGGGCCGGGTCGCGGAGCCGCCCCGAAATCGTCCGCGACGCGCTCCGCGAACTGGACGCCCCCGACGAGTCCGACGTGGTGGCCTACGCGACGGACCACGGCGTCCCCGCGGACGCCGCGGCCGACCTGCTCGACCGGCTGGTTCGACGGGGTGAAGCGACGGCGAGCGGCGGGACGTACCGACTGCTGTAG
- a CDS encoding methyltransferase domain-containing protein: protein MGILEDKSRARLFYKYLSKVYDQVNPFIWNEEMRAEALELLDLAPDDRVLDVGCGTGFGTEGLLQYTDDVHGLDQSIHQMEKAFTKFGRTDEVNFYRGDAERLPFKDDSFDAVWSSGSIEYWPNPVDALAEFRRIVEPGGPVLVVGPNYPSSSVFQRLADAIMLFYDEAEADRMFAEAGFDDVNHVTMGPAYNPDIAITTLARVPENDRSE from the coding sequence ATGGGCATCCTCGAAGACAAATCTCGGGCGCGGCTGTTCTACAAGTACCTTTCGAAGGTGTACGACCAGGTCAACCCGTTCATCTGGAACGAGGAGATGCGCGCGGAGGCGCTGGAACTCCTCGATCTCGCCCCCGACGACCGGGTGCTCGACGTGGGCTGTGGCACCGGCTTCGGCACCGAGGGCCTCCTCCAGTACACCGACGACGTCCACGGTCTCGACCAGAGCATCCACCAGATGGAGAAGGCGTTCACGAAGTTCGGCCGGACCGACGAGGTGAACTTCTACCGCGGCGACGCCGAACGCCTCCCGTTCAAGGACGACAGCTTCGACGCCGTCTGGTCCTCCGGCTCCATCGAATACTGGCCCAACCCGGTCGACGCGCTGGCGGAGTTTCGCCGGATCGTCGAGCCCGGCGGCCCGGTTCTCGTCGTCGGCCCCAACTACCCCAGCAGCTCCGTGTTCCAGCGGCTCGCGGACGCAATCATGCTCTTTTACGACGAAGCGGAGGCCGACCGCATGTTCGCCGAGGCCGGCTTCGACGACGTGAACCACGTCACGATGGGACCGGCGTACAACCCGGACATCGCCATCACGACGCTGGCGCGGGTTCCCGAGAACGATCGTAGCGAGTGA
- a CDS encoding UPF0146 family protein — protein MSAPRTELAARLATYDRLVEVGIGRRPEVAAALVDAGCDVTATDVFDAPVPEGVRLVRDDVVERAKATDGHPGDPLPDHYRVDAVYGLNLPAELQSPARDVARAAGADFLFTTLGFEEPVIPVARETVDTETLYVAERRR, from the coding sequence GTGTCCGCCCCGCGCACCGAACTCGCCGCCCGCCTCGCGACCTACGACCGCCTCGTCGAGGTGGGGATCGGCCGCCGGCCGGAGGTGGCGGCCGCCCTCGTCGACGCCGGCTGCGACGTGACGGCGACGGACGTGTTCGACGCCCCCGTTCCCGAGGGTGTCCGGTTGGTCCGCGACGACGTGGTCGAGCGGGCCAAGGCAACGGACGGTCACCCCGGCGACCCCCTCCCCGATCACTACCGCGTCGACGCCGTCTACGGCCTGAACCTCCCCGCCGAACTCCAGTCCCCCGCCCGCGACGTGGCCCGCGCCGCCGGCGCCGACTTCCTCTTTACCACCCTCGGCTTCGAGGAGCCCGTGATTCCGGTCGCCCGCGAGACGGTTGACACCGAGACGCTGTACGTCGCCGAGCGTCGTAGATAG
- the pdxT gene encoding pyridoxal 5'-phosphate synthase glutaminase subunit PdxT, with protein MSRRIGVVAVQGNVSEHVDAIERAAAATDHAVEVVEIRESGVVPDCDALALPGGESTTISRLLRLEGIDDEIRDHAAAGKPILATCAGLIVAARDARDDRVDTLGLLDVSVDRNAFGRQVDSFEAGLDVEGLDDPFHAVFIRAPVVDEVGPDVDVLATWEDRPVAVAQGSVVATSFHPELTADDRLHRLALFDPLLADADVGAEA; from the coding sequence ATGAGCAGGCGGATCGGCGTCGTCGCCGTGCAGGGCAACGTGAGCGAACACGTCGACGCAATCGAACGCGCAGCGGCCGCCACGGACCACGCCGTCGAAGTGGTCGAGATCCGCGAGTCGGGCGTCGTCCCCGACTGCGACGCCCTCGCGCTCCCCGGGGGCGAGTCGACCACCATCTCCCGGCTCCTCCGTCTGGAGGGCATCGACGACGAAATTCGGGACCACGCCGCCGCCGGCAAGCCGATTTTGGCGACCTGTGCCGGGCTGATCGTCGCCGCCCGCGACGCCCGCGACGACCGGGTCGACACGCTCGGTCTGCTCGACGTGAGCGTCGACCGCAACGCCTTCGGCCGGCAGGTCGACAGCTTCGAAGCCGGTCTCGACGTCGAGGGGCTGGACGACCCCTTCCACGCGGTGTTCATCCGTGCCCCCGTCGTCGACGAGGTGGGACCGGACGTGGACGTGCTGGCGACGTGGGAGGACCGCCCCGTCGCCGTGGCTCAGGGATCGGTCGTCGCCACCTCTTTCCACCCGGAACTCACCGCCGACGACCGCCTCCACCGCCTCGCGCTGTTCGACCCGTTGCTCGCCGACGCCGACGTGGGGGCCGAGGCGTGA
- the hisE gene encoding phosphoribosyl-ATP diphosphatase gives MTDDSETDAVLDALFATIEDRRDELPEGSYTASLFTHEKGENAVLEKIGEEATEVILAAKDDDGEELLAESADLVYHLLVLLAMQDATVDDLRAELEDRF, from the coding sequence GTGACCGACGACTCGGAGACCGACGCCGTCCTCGACGCCCTCTTTGCCACCATCGAGGACCGCCGGGACGAACTCCCCGAGGGCTCGTACACCGCCTCGCTGTTCACCCACGAGAAAGGCGAGAACGCGGTGCTGGAGAAGATCGGCGAGGAGGCGACCGAAGTGATCCTCGCGGCCAAGGACGACGACGGCGAGGAACTGCTGGCCGAGTCGGCCGACCTGGTCTATCACCTGCTCGTCCTGCTGGCGATGCAGGACGCGACGGTCGACGACCTGCGGGCGGAACTCGAAGACCGGTTCTGA
- a CDS encoding DUF7096 domain-containing protein has protein sequence MRALPVIAVALLLLCSAVVGATGGLAGSPTNGAAGTAPLGGTGTAPALEPSTHVAQTGDASLQQINVLDVPPRSVERWGIEQQYVDLGPALGLSANATTDHLQTRAMVERVESANTTAERRERLETALQDLEARVDDLDERQTTAVAAYGRGEASARELLVTLVRVSIAAEELNDRRNRIEELAADTRGFDVDRGRLASIGNQLSAFRGPVRAHAAAVLRGEADPHRFYLATGPRSVTVSTVLDDTYLREAYRGDLRNGAGDAIELEVALDIVAASYPVIWNTTREQTQVFGGGETYPVRIGHSRGDLTAFVDSDARVVYAEHQRRPLASMVADQRAEGTGDGVRLVVNQTYPGGPAQVRVVDSVTGDPIDATVSLAIETGDATRLGTTGDDGVLWTLSPYRRYTVTVEAQGESAEAVVEPGAPPRVDREPRADDNATPTPTPPLVADSADADVYHR, from the coding sequence ATGAGAGCCCTCCCTGTCATCGCGGTTGCCCTCCTCCTCCTCTGCTCCGCCGTGGTGGGAGCGACCGGCGGCCTCGCCGGATCGCCGACGAACGGGGCCGCCGGTACCGCACCGCTCGGCGGTACCGGCACGGCGCCGGCGCTCGAACCCTCCACTCACGTCGCGCAAACCGGCGACGCGTCCCTCCAGCAGATCAACGTCCTCGACGTCCCGCCCAGGTCGGTCGAGCGCTGGGGCATCGAACAGCAGTACGTCGACCTCGGGCCGGCGCTGGGCCTGTCGGCGAACGCGACGACCGATCACCTCCAGACACGCGCGATGGTCGAGCGCGTCGAGTCCGCGAACACGACCGCCGAGCGTCGGGAGCGCCTCGAAACGGCGCTGCAGGACCTCGAAGCGCGCGTCGACGACCTCGACGAGCGACAGACGACCGCCGTGGCGGCGTACGGCCGCGGCGAGGCGAGCGCCCGCGAACTGCTCGTCACCCTCGTCCGCGTGAGCATCGCCGCGGAGGAACTCAACGACCGACGGAACCGCATCGAGGAGCTAGCCGCCGACACCCGCGGCTTCGACGTCGACCGCGGTCGGCTGGCCTCCATCGGCAACCAGCTCTCGGCGTTCAGGGGGCCGGTGCGAGCGCACGCCGCGGCCGTCCTCCGTGGCGAGGCCGACCCCCACCGGTTCTACCTGGCGACCGGCCCACGGAGCGTCACCGTCTCGACCGTCCTCGACGACACGTATCTCCGGGAGGCGTACCGCGGCGACCTCCGGAACGGCGCCGGCGACGCTATCGAACTCGAAGTGGCACTCGACATCGTCGCGGCGAGCTACCCCGTCATCTGGAACACGACGCGCGAGCAGACGCAGGTGTTCGGCGGCGGCGAGACCTACCCGGTCCGCATCGGACACAGCCGCGGCGACCTGACGGCGTTCGTCGACAGCGACGCACGGGTCGTCTACGCCGAACACCAGCGCCGCCCGCTCGCGTCGATGGTCGCGGACCAGCGGGCCGAGGGGACCGGCGACGGGGTGCGCCTCGTGGTGAACCAGACGTATCCCGGCGGGCCGGCACAGGTCCGCGTCGTCGACTCGGTGACCGGCGATCCGATCGACGCGACCGTCTCGCTGGCCATCGAGACGGGCGACGCGACGCGGCTCGGCACCACCGGCGACGACGGCGTCCTGTGGACGCTCTCGCCGTACCGCCGCTACACCGTCACCGTCGAGGCGCAGGGCGAATCCGCCGAGGCCGTCGTCGAACCCGGCGCCCCACCGCGGGTGGACAGGGAACCGCGGGCCGACGACAACGCGACGCCGACGCCGACGCCGCCGCTCGTCGCCGACTCGGCCGACGCGGACGTTTATCACCGATAG
- a CDS encoding thioredoxin family protein has translation MTVRLLDFYADWCGPCDAQEPILEELLADYEGVELTKIDVDQDQDTANEYQVQSLPTVVVENDDGIVDRFVGVTQRPDIEDALQRAGV, from the coding sequence ATGACCGTTCGACTGCTCGATTTCTACGCCGACTGGTGCGGCCCGTGTGACGCTCAGGAACCGATCCTGGAGGAACTGCTCGCGGACTACGAGGGCGTCGAGCTGACGAAAATCGACGTGGACCAGGACCAGGACACCGCCAACGAATACCAGGTCCAGTCCCTCCCGACGGTGGTCGTCGAGAACGACGACGGCATCGTCGACCGGTTCGTCGGGGTCACTCAGCGTCCCGACATCGAGGACGCGCTTCAGCGCGCAGGCGTGTGA
- the hmgA gene encoding hydroxymethylglutaryl-CoA reductase (NADPH), whose product MTDDPDADADALVRRVRDGDLRLHELEDHADADAAATARRRIVESDTGVDLDAVGAYGFPADRADANIENMIGAAQVPMGVAGPVTIHGGAVDGERYLPMATTEGALLASVNRGCSVVDAAGGATARVTKSGMTRAPVFRVGDVAEAEALVEWVRENEDRLREAAEATTSHGELTDVTPYVVGDSVFLRFRYDTKDAMGMNMATIATRAAAEAVEESTTASLVALSGNLCTDKKPAAINAVEGRGRSVTADVVIPRDVVEERLHTTPEAIAEVNTRKNHVGSAKAGSLGFNAHVANVVAAMFLATGQDAAQVVEGSNAITTAEAREEGLYVSVSLASLEVGTVGGGTKLPTQGEGLDLLGVAGGGDPPGANADALAECIAVGALAGELSLLAALGSRHLSSAHESLGR is encoded by the coding sequence ATGACCGACGACCCGGATGCGGACGCGGACGCCCTCGTTCGGCGCGTCCGCGACGGCGACCTCCGACTCCACGAACTCGAGGACCATGCCGACGCCGACGCGGCGGCGACGGCGCGGCGGCGGATCGTCGAATCGGACACCGGCGTCGACCTCGACGCCGTGGGCGCGTACGGCTTCCCGGCCGACCGCGCCGACGCCAACATCGAGAACATGATCGGCGCGGCGCAGGTGCCGATGGGCGTCGCCGGCCCCGTCACGATTCACGGCGGCGCCGTCGACGGCGAGCGCTACCTCCCGATGGCGACGACGGAGGGTGCCCTGCTGGCGAGCGTCAACCGCGGCTGTTCGGTCGTCGACGCCGCGGGCGGCGCCACCGCCCGCGTCACCAAGTCGGGGATGACGCGCGCGCCCGTCTTCCGCGTCGGCGACGTGGCCGAGGCCGAGGCGCTCGTCGAGTGGGTCCGCGAGAACGAGGACCGACTGCGCGAGGCCGCCGAAGCGACGACGAGCCACGGCGAACTGACGGACGTGACCCCCTACGTCGTCGGCGACTCCGTCTTCCTCCGCTTTCGCTACGACACCAAGGACGCGATGGGGATGAACATGGCCACCATCGCCACGCGCGCGGCCGCCGAGGCGGTCGAGGAGTCGACGACCGCCTCGCTGGTCGCCCTCTCGGGCAACCTGTGTACGGACAAGAAGCCGGCGGCGATCAACGCCGTCGAGGGGCGGGGGCGGAGCGTCACCGCCGACGTGGTGATCCCCCGCGACGTGGTGGAGGAGCGCCTGCACACGACGCCCGAGGCCATCGCGGAGGTGAACACGCGCAAGAACCACGTCGGGAGCGCGAAGGCGGGGAGCCTCGGCTTCAACGCCCACGTCGCCAACGTCGTCGCGGCCATGTTCCTCGCGACCGGGCAGGACGCGGCGCAGGTGGTCGAGGGGTCGAACGCCATCACGACCGCCGAGGCCCGCGAGGAGGGGCTGTACGTCTCCGTCTCGCTGGCGAGTCTCGAAGTCGGTACCGTCGGCGGCGGGACGAAACTTCCGACGCAGGGCGAGGGGCTGGACCTCCTCGGCGTCGCGGGCGGGGGCGACCCGCCGGGGGCGAACGCCGACGCGCTGGCGGAGTGCATCGCCGTCGGCGCGCTGGCGGGCGAACTCTCTCTGCTCGCCGCGCTCGGCTCCCGACATCTCTCCTCGGCCCACGAGTCGCTGGGGCGGTAG
- a CDS encoding preprotein translocase subunit Sec61beta produces the protein MSGSQSGGLMSSAGLVRYFDAEDRNAIRIDPKTVVAFGVLFGVLVQILNVVSL, from the coding sequence ATGAGTGGGAGTCAGAGCGGCGGCCTGATGTCGAGTGCGGGGCTCGTTCGCTACTTCGACGCCGAGGACCGCAACGCCATCCGGATCGATCCGAAGACCGTCGTGGCGTTCGGCGTCCTCTTCGGCGTCCTCGTCCAGATTCTGAACGTCGTCTCGCTGTAA
- a CDS encoding TIGR01548 family HAD-type hydrolase has product MDVDAVVLDIDGVLVDVANSYRRAIVESVDRVYGRTVDDAAIQAFKDAGGFNNDWELTYAAALFVLARDAGYDADVTAFTDAIAETGGGLDAAEAVVRDAGYPAAFDRWDPERLRETFQALYLGADLYRDLEGSDPPFETRGYINDEPVLVDESTITALTERFAVGVLTGRPAAEATIALSRVGLSVPDAHRFTMDDWAEGKPHPRALLTLADRLDATRVAFAGDTLDDVRTAVNAAAADPDRTYHGIGVLTGGLTGEAGRRAFEDAGAAAVVETVNDLPDLLDP; this is encoded by the coding sequence ATGGACGTAGACGCGGTCGTTCTCGACATCGACGGGGTGCTCGTCGACGTGGCGAACTCCTACCGCCGCGCCATCGTCGAGTCCGTCGACCGGGTGTACGGGCGGACCGTCGACGACGCGGCGATTCAGGCGTTCAAGGACGCCGGCGGCTTCAACAACGACTGGGAACTCACCTACGCCGCGGCGCTGTTCGTCCTCGCCCGCGACGCGGGGTACGACGCCGACGTGACGGCCTTCACCGACGCCATCGCCGAGACAGGGGGTGGCCTCGACGCCGCGGAGGCCGTCGTCCGCGACGCGGGCTATCCGGCCGCCTTCGACCGCTGGGACCCCGAACGCCTCCGCGAGACCTTCCAGGCGCTCTACCTCGGCGCCGACCTGTACCGCGATCTGGAGGGCAGCGACCCGCCCTTCGAGACGCGGGGCTACATCAACGACGAACCCGTTCTCGTCGACGAGTCGACGATCACCGCCCTGACCGAGCGGTTCGCCGTCGGCGTGTTGACCGGGCGGCCGGCCGCGGAGGCGACCATCGCCCTCTCGCGGGTCGGCCTCTCCGTCCCCGACGCCCACCGGTTCACGATGGACGACTGGGCGGAGGGGAAACCCCACCCCCGCGCCCTGCTGACGCTCGCCGACCGACTGGACGCGACGCGAGTGGCCTTCGCGGGCGACACGCTCGACGACGTGCGGACGGCGGTCAACGCCGCCGCGGCCGACCCGGATCGGACCTACCACGGAATCGGCGTCCTCACCGGCGGCCTGACCGGCGAGGCGGGCCGCCGGGCGTTCGAGGACGCGGGCGCCGCGGCGGTGGTCGAGACGGTGAACGACCTCCCCGACCTGCTCGACCCGTGA
- a CDS encoding YbhB/YbcL family Raf kinase inhibitor-like protein yields MELSSPAFRDGDPIPEEYGYTERNVNPPLEISDAPSDAESLVIVVDDPDAVEPAGKIWIHWLVWNVNPTRKRIPEDWSTDTAAAVEGENDYGEVGYGGPNPPDREHTYRFRLFALDDELGLSAGASLDELERAMEGHVVDEALYEGTYAP; encoded by the coding sequence ATGGAGCTATCAAGTCCCGCCTTCCGAGACGGCGATCCCATCCCCGAGGAGTACGGCTACACGGAGCGCAACGTCAACCCGCCGCTGGAGATTTCGGACGCCCCGTCAGACGCCGAGTCGCTCGTCATCGTCGTCGACGACCCCGACGCGGTCGAACCCGCCGGGAAAATCTGGATTCACTGGCTGGTATGGAACGTCAACCCGACGCGCAAGCGGATTCCGGAGGACTGGTCGACCGACACCGCCGCCGCCGTCGAGGGTGAGAACGACTACGGCGAGGTGGGCTACGGCGGTCCCAACCCACCGGACCGCGAACACACCTACCGCTTCCGGCTGTTCGCGCTCGACGACGAACTCGGCCTGTCGGCGGGCGCGTCGCTCGACGAACTGGAGCGGGCGATGGAGGGCCACGTCGTCGACGAAGCGCTCTACGAAGGGACGTACGCGCCCTGA